From Erigeron canadensis isolate Cc75 chromosome 5, C_canadensis_v1, whole genome shotgun sequence:
TTCACTAACAAATACGGTCCACGTTATTGGGTGTAGACCGCATGTAAGCATATTGGGTTTCTATTCTAGCAAATTGTGGTAGCTACCACAATTTGAAAaccgtttatttttttttatacttgtaACAGCTagaataattattaaaaaaaaaatgaaatttcaacCTCCTTTTCTATACTtctaacatttttcaaaaaatccaACCTCTTTCACAATTTATCCTCTGTTTAACTCACtcatttcattcattcaatCAAACTTTAGAAACACACTTTCCATATCAATTCAGATTTCAAAGTCACCATTACTCAAGAAATGATTCGTTGAGTTAAAACTTTTGAATAGAGActcattcaaatatttattgacacaatattatatatttttgaattgcCATTCCAATGACTATTCACGTGACCACATTTCTAATCAATATATTCACTTGCTTAATTTGACTCATTTCAAACTTATTAACTCCGTAACATTGACCGGCCCAAACGACAGGTGTTTCATATACTTACATAGATCTGTCAACATTTAAAAATGTAGGTGCAAGTTATCTTATAATCATGTCATTGTATGTGCTTATGATATAAATTATTGTATATGGGTAACTGGGATTATGGGTctgttcaaaatatttttttaaaattaatttatcattTGTTAGTACTACAAGTCAAATAAAAATGAGATATTAGTCAATGTAGTTGTCTTTAAACTTACcaaaaaattttatatcaataataaaacttataaagatgtaGTTGTGTAACAATCTAGTCGTTATTGTTACATTACGCTGATACAAAGCTAGTGGAAATTTTGTGCTATGGGTTGCTTGATTTCAACTCTGGTTTCGTCAGTTGCaatattattttgtataaatCATATGAATTTTTAGTTGCTAGTAAAATTAAACGTCTGTGAGTTAAAACTAATAAGTAAttaagatatgtttttttttaaaggtaagtAATTAAGATATGTAATTACCGTTTTACCACCATGAAGGAATGTCCCTTTGAATAGAAGCTCCTTTAGTTCTTCAGATGTATAGTTTAGAAGAGGTACGGCGGCCCTAATTATCTCCTTAATTGTATACCTTCACGTACCCCTCTGACAGTTTTAGATCATATTTCTCTTGAAATTTGAGTGCACTCTCCAACTTTTCCACTAACAATAGACATCATATATAGGCCGCCCATTATGACAAGAATCGTGCAAACGTTGAAACGCAACATTTGAAAATAACTCTGAAGTCGGATGCATTTTGGACATTAGATGTTAGGAAAATAATCTCATCTAACCTCTTCTTAGTGTACCTTTGTTTCCACATGGGCACgaacaaaaaaattcaaaaaaaaaaaaaaaaaaggtttgtaAGGTTTTGTCTTTTTTAAGTATGTAGCAGATCTCCTACAGGCTATTGCATAACAATTACATTAACACCTAAGTAAATGGATTCGGCCCAAGATGACCAGCATGGAAGCTCATCGtgatatgtttcatttaattACTTGAAAAGCCCACACATCATCGTCGGCTCAAATTACAACAATCTTCCGTTCCCCTAAATAAAAGCTTGtaatttccatgttttttttttataaatattatacatCAACCTTTTACTTGAGAAATCTTGATAAGTACAGTTATGTATAGGTCCACATGCATGTTATGAAATTCACAACATACTCCGTAAATAACATTCCTGTACGTTGTGGAATGCCTTTTATTTTGGGTCTAAACAATATATGGGTTGTGGGTGTTTTCATCAACCTTTGGTCTTATATATGACTGGGGTTTGCGGATCAACTAAATAGATAGTATAACAAAAGTCTGTCCTCCCCCTATCAACATCCAAATGTTCTCTCACTGACAAGGTAACATTATGCATATCTTGTTCAAAGTGATACTGTAATACTCGGTATTTTATTTCCCCTTTTGCATTAGATCGAGGtcccttaatttttttttattataagcACTTCACCAAATCTGCAACAACTCAAAAATTCAAATTGTATGTGATATAAATgttgaaaaaggaaaagataaaaacagaagagaaaaaaaaaatatatttgagaTGTTTAAACGGGCGTGTTTAATGTTTGTCCATGTATACTTTGTTTATCTCAAATGTACGCATCAATTGCTTAAAGTGTAATTTTGGCATTCaagtaaccaaaaaaaaaaaaaaatcataaaaaattttgTCATGAAAATCCAGGGTGGAAATCCATGAGTAACCAACTGGTTAAACCCCTTGTTAACAAGACTTGACGTTctttcacctatatatataacaataatattaaccAAATTGGCGGAAAACTTGCTGTGGATTTGTaaatgcagttgaggaaaaatGTAGTAGATTGAATAGTTATCTGGAAGTGGATTTGTAAGCTAGTTACATTTTCCATGGGTTGAAACTCGATGCCTTCTAGTTCTAGCCCTATAGCATTCacttcaaaaataatgtcaagATTAATAGGTGTCCCGTCGCTAGTATACTGATATAATTCAATCGTGTACCACCCATATTCTCTGTGATGAGCAAGGTAAGAAGTCCAAGTTTTTGTGTCCCCATCTAACTTGTATTTTAAGCTATGAACTAAATAGTTTGAGCTGAAAAACCAGTCTTGTAGACAAGGTTGATAGTGTATGTGATATTTGGTGATAAGAATTGAGTTCTGACACGGGTTTTAAAATAGGCCGGACCTGCAGtgtattaatgatatatataatctattcATTAATTGATCAATCTGTTAGAATATAGCTTATCAACAACAGGCCATGGGGGTAAGTACTAAGTAGCAACACGAAGAGGATAAGAAGTCACCTTGAATTATATCGAGTTGAATACTCATAATCTTTTCCTTCCTCTCGAATCAAACATTCATCAATAGATAATCAATACAGAGTGTTCTCCCTTGTCATTTATTGAAAACCACTATATGCATTTGTACATGTTACTGGATAATTATTATAACACAAGGAATGAATCAAGGTATCCAAGGGCCTACAACATTGGTGAGAAGAGCTGTGTGCTCTTGATTAGCAGGTCCTAGTTTTGACAGTCCCATGTCGGAAACTTTAGCATTCAATTCCATTGGTCATCTAGTAGGGTGTTCGAACTCTTTACATCATGAAGGTAGTGAAGTCCCTGCATGTGCAGCGCCAGCGCCAAGGCATATTTTGATACGTTGTTCCCATGTGATCAGATCAGGGGAACTTAGATAGCGATCGAGACTTCCATTAGATGCAAGCTCATACACAAGTATCTTTTCACCAGCCTTGTCACAAAATCCCAAGAGGGAGATGAGATTTTCATGCGAGTAACGGGAGAGCATTATTATCTCCCTCCAGAACTCAGGATCTCCTTGTCCAAATCCACCAGACCCGATAGGTTTGTTACTAAAATTATTGGTAACTCTTTTAATTTCCTTCGGTGGGATCTTAAGTTGTTCAAACTCTTTCACGAAAGATTCCATTAATTAGTTCTTTTTGTTGGAATTAATATGAttcgtattataaatataatgaaaacatgataataataatatgtaccCGACGATCCATAGGACCATGTGAGAGCAAGAACGTTTGCCATTGATTGTCAGGTTCCCAAAACGAGATGATTGTGTTTAGATGGGATATGAGTTTTAGGAGAGAAAATGCACACACAAAAGGTGGAAGATTAGGGTTGAAATGGTTGGAAATGACTCCATATTTATAGAGAGAGCATTTACAACTTTAGCTCCTGGTGTTTAATATGTGCAATATATAAGTCCCCGTAGTTTCAATCATCTATgagaaaccctataatatgtctttaagagtaaacacacccatcgtatatttactagacataaggatttcagttatcgtcaattatcatatcacaaATGATAAACGATCGGTGACAGtcacatttaacgtggttccaacactTTTGTATGTCAACCTAGATATATAGTGTTGGCTGTTGCATTTATAGTTTGAGATGTATTACAATCATATGTGCTGCAGGATGAAATATCATTGTTTgtataaactttcaaaatatGTAGTTGGGACAGGAAGCCCAAAGTCAAACCTCCATGTGGGTGAGTTTTTGTGAATCATCTCGCCGGTTGAGATGCCCTCATACACAATGCGGATGAAACAGGGtacagaaagaaagaaaacagaTCGAGACTAAGAACCAAAACAATCAACAAATTGTAATCGACTGATGCCTGGAAGCCCTTCTTCTAGAAAAATGTCACGGTAAAattatattgtaattattaaaGACATATTTCTTGAAAGCTTATATATGACCTCTGAAAAAGCAAATAATTTGAGTATCTCGAAGCAACACCCACATACAGGTTTTACATACATGGGCACAATCACGATTAACTGGAGGGATCACttttaattgaatatatataatctagCTATATGGGTCTAATCTCAACTCCTTGAAGAATAAGCCCTTCTAGGTCCCCAGAGTAGCAAGTCAGTCGTAGAACCGGGATAAATCCATCCGTAGTGTCAGTGGTATGAAATTCATATACTTGTACTTCCATCCAAGCGTCGCTCCTTTGTTGTGGAAGGCCTTTtattttgggtttaaacaatGGTTTGTGGGTGATTTCATCAACCTTTTGTCTTATAACTGGGATTTGTGGACTGACTAAATAGACATACTGCTTGTCATCTGTACTACGCACTCTCACTTCCACCGGCGCCATCTGTAAATTTGATCGGTCTTCTGGTAATTTGTAGACAAGGTAACATGCATACTTTGTTTGAGGTGATAATGCTtggtattttattttgttttgaatcACAGCTACCGGAAATCCCTTAATTACTTTGATCATTAGCACTTTACCAAATCTGCAGCAACTCAAAAAATCAACAACTTGTATGTCATAAAAAACTGCTCTAAACAGAAAAGATAACACTAACTGGAAAAGGATTTGAGAAGTTGAATATTCAACAAGAACAATGGTGGAaagacggaaaaaaaaaagaacctgGAATTTTCTGATTGGACCCAACTAGTTTTCTTGATCTTGCGCACACGAAAAGCCGCTCTTGCTGATATCATTAGACATTTCTTCCCATTTTTATCGAGGAAATACCACTGTCAATCAATTAATAATGTGCAAGATATGTAAGTACAAATTGCTTAcaagtatcatatatatatatggctttgATCGATCAATATATTCCCTCGCACAACAatagttgattaattaggaATTAATTACTGTGTTTTAAAAGGTTTTGAAAACGAAAGTgatgaaatttatttatatcaactACATATATACCTTTCTGTTATTGAAAAGCCTTTTAAAAAATGAACCATCGACGATTAAGAATCGTTGACGAAAAATTGAGTAAAGCTCCTTGATTTTCCATTTCACTCTATCCTTTATGTCGCCATCTGAATCTGATACGGGTGGTGGTTGTATATCATGATCGTCTGAGGCTTGACCTTCTTCCACctataataacaaattaaattaaaaccaAATTGGGCGGACTTAATATATGGTAGAGGATTAATTTGTAAGCTAAGCTAGATACATTTTCCATGGATTGGAACTCGATGCCTTCTACTACTCGACCAGAATAAAGCTTGGCTTCAAAACTAATATCAAGATTAACAGGTGTCCCGTCGCTAGTAAACTGATATAATTCAACCGCGTACCACCCATTTCCTCTGTGATCACCAAGGTAAGTAGTCCAAGTTTTTGTTTCCCCATGAATATGATCATCTAACTTGTATTCAATTTCTATCACATCCTCCGAATGAAAAGGACCTGAACTAAACCAATTTTTGTAGACAAGGTTGATAGTGTATGTGATGTTTGGTGTTAAGAATTGAGTCCTGACACGAGTTTTAAATTTGCGATCTAGTGTAGAATATGTACCCACTGGAAATCTGCATCAAGCAACAAATTAACACCAAACTGATCGAAGAAGCATGATACACATACTACGTTaatcatatactcgtatatataatCTACTCATTAACTTATTAGTCAATGAATTAATTAGAACATAGCTTAGCTAGCAACAACTTAACCAACGGTGGTAAGTGGTAACTAAGTAGCAAATTAAAGGATCGGACAACAAGTCACCTtgaattatacttagtcgaaaATTCATAATCTTTTCCTGCCTCTCGAATCAAACATTCATCCATTGATATCAATACAGAGTGCTCTCCCTTGTCATTTATTGAAAACCACTGTATACACATGTACATTACTAGTTAGTTAAAACTCATTGATTAGTAAGATAATA
This genomic window contains:
- the LOC122601717 gene encoding L-type lectin-domain containing receptor kinase IV.1-like, producing the protein MESFVKEFEQLKIPPKEIKRVTNNFSNKPIGSGGFGQGDPEFWREIIMLSRYSHENLISLLGFCDKAGEKILVYELASNGSLDRYLSSPDLITWEQRIKICLGAGAAHAGTSLPS
- the LOC122600723 gene encoding uncharacterized protein LOC122600723; translated protein: MDPFLKEFEHLRIPLKEIKRVTNNFRNKPIGSGGFGNVYEGELSHSKGRSHVAIKRLDRKFGQGEPEFWREIMMLFRYSHENLIPLLGFCDEDGEKVIVTELASNGSLESHLSSRDLTWERRIKICLDAAKGLSYLHDDKGTHQRVIHRDLKSANILLDDEWKAKVSDMGLAKVGPANQEHTALFTEVVGTLGYVDPVYAETSVLTKESDVYSFGVVLLEVLCGKLCNRNGFSVATWKKSYINKKTHEIIFQGLTQPMEMTSLEAFSDIAFQCVEESREKRPTMSRVVEQLEMALLFEQYRGLKLPKEYVIILNKNVATSLKYKSVEELKLVLSKGVLLDADKTWFSINDKGEHSVLISMDECLIREAGKDYEFSTKYNSRFPVGTYSTLDRKFKTRVRTQFLTPNITYTINLVYKNWFSSGPFHSEDVIEIEYKLDDHIHGETKTWTTYLGDHRGNGWYAVELYQFTSDGTPVNLDISFEAKLYSGRVVEGIEFQSMENVEEGQASDDHDIQPPPVSDSDGDIKDRVKWKIKELYSIFRQRFLIVDGSFFKRLFNNRKWYFLDKNGKKCLMISARAAFRVRKIKKTSWVQSENSRFGKVLMIKVIKGFPVAVIQNKIKYQALSPQTKYACYLVYKLPEDRSNLQMAPVEVRVRSTDDKQYVYLVSPQIPVIRQKVDEITHKPLFKPKIKGLPQQRSDAWMEVQVYEFHTTDTTDGFIPVLRLTCYSGDLEGLILQGVEIRPI